Proteins from a genomic interval of Stenotrophomonas sp. WZN-1:
- the rplO gene encoding 50S ribosomal protein L15 has product MTLRLNELSPAPGARTERTRVGRGIGSGLGKTAGRGHKGSFARKGGGKIKAGFEGGQTPMQRRLPKIGFRSPIAKDTAEVLLYALDKLPAGEIDFAALRAAKLVPSTAKKAKVVVKGEVTKAFTLKGIAATAGAKAAIEAAGGSVTE; this is encoded by the coding sequence ATGACTCTGCGTCTCAATGAACTGAGCCCGGCACCGGGCGCCCGCACCGAGCGCACCCGCGTCGGTCGCGGTATCGGCTCGGGCCTGGGCAAGACTGCCGGCCGCGGCCACAAGGGTTCGTTCGCCCGTAAGGGTGGCGGCAAGATCAAGGCTGGCTTCGAAGGCGGCCAGACCCCCATGCAGCGTCGTCTGCCGAAGATCGGCTTCCGTTCGCCGATCGCCAAGGACACCGCTGAAGTGCTGCTGTACGCGCTGGACAAGCTGCCGGCCGGTGAGATCGACTTCGCCGCCCTGCGTGCTGCCAAGCTGGTCCCGAGCACTGCCAAGAAGGCCAAGGTCGTCGTCAAGGGCGAAGTGACCAAGGCGTTCACCCTGAAGGGTATTGCTGCCACGGCTGGTGCCAAGGCCGCGATCGAAGCTGCCGGCGGCAGCGTAACGGAGTAA
- the secY gene encoding preprotein translocase subunit SecY — MAQAGIGNLAGGMGKFTELRQRLLFVVGALIVYRIGCYVPVPGVNPDAMLAMMQTQGGGIVDMFNMFSGGALHRFSIFALNVMPYISASIVMQLAVHIFPALKAMQKEGESGRRKITQYSRIGAVLLAVVQGGSIALALQGQVSPSGAPVVYAPGMGFVLTAVVALTAGTMFLMWVGEQVTERGIGNGVSLIIFAGIVAGLPGAVIHTFDAYRDGNIQFIQLLLIAVVVLAFTFFVVFVERGQRRITVNYARRQGGRNAYMNQTSFLPLKLNMAGVIPAIFASSLLAFPATLAMWSGQAANQSSFGQVLQKVANALGPGEPLHMIVFAALITGFAFFYTALVFNSQETADNLKKSGALIPGIRPGKATADYIDGVLTRLTAAGSAYLVIVCLLPELMRTQLNASFYFGGTSLLIVVVVVMDFIAQVQAHLMSHQYESLLKKANLKGGNRGGFARG; from the coding sequence ATGGCGCAAGCTGGCATCGGTAACCTCGCGGGCGGAATGGGCAAGTTCACTGAACTTCGCCAACGTTTGCTGTTCGTCGTCGGGGCTTTGATCGTCTATCGCATCGGCTGCTACGTGCCGGTGCCGGGCGTCAATCCCGATGCCATGCTTGCCATGATGCAAACGCAGGGCGGCGGCATCGTGGACATGTTCAACATGTTCTCGGGCGGCGCCCTGCACCGTTTCAGCATCTTCGCGCTGAACGTGATGCCGTACATCTCGGCATCGATCGTGATGCAGCTGGCCGTGCACATTTTCCCCGCCCTGAAGGCGATGCAGAAGGAAGGTGAGTCCGGTCGCCGCAAGATCACCCAGTATTCGCGCATCGGCGCCGTGCTGCTGGCAGTGGTGCAGGGCGGCTCGATCGCGCTGGCCCTGCAGGGCCAGGTTTCGCCGTCGGGCGCTCCGGTCGTGTATGCGCCGGGCATGGGCTTCGTGCTCACTGCCGTGGTCGCACTGACCGCCGGCACCATGTTCCTGATGTGGGTAGGTGAGCAGGTCACCGAACGCGGCATCGGCAACGGCGTGTCGCTGATCATCTTCGCCGGTATCGTGGCGGGCCTGCCGGGTGCGGTGATCCACACCTTTGACGCCTACCGCGACGGCAACATCCAGTTCATCCAGCTGCTGCTGATCGCCGTCGTCGTGCTCGCCTTCACCTTCTTCGTGGTGTTCGTCGAGCGTGGCCAGCGCCGGATCACGGTCAATTACGCGCGCCGCCAGGGCGGTCGCAACGCGTACATGAACCAGACCTCGTTCCTGCCGCTGAAGCTCAACATGGCTGGCGTCATCCCGGCGATCTTCGCCTCGAGCCTGCTGGCCTTCCCGGCCACCCTGGCCATGTGGTCCGGCCAGGCCGCCAACCAGAGCAGCTTCGGTCAGGTCCTGCAGAAGGTCGCCAATGCCCTGGGCCCGGGCGAGCCGCTGCACATGATCGTGTTCGCTGCGCTGATCACCGGTTTCGCGTTCTTCTATACCGCGCTGGTGTTCAACTCGCAGGAAACCGCTGACAACCTGAAGAAGTCGGGCGCGCTGATTCCGGGCATCCGTCCGGGCAAGGCCACCGCCGACTACATCGACGGCGTGCTGACCCGCCTGACCGCGGCCGGCTCGGCGTACCTGGTGATCGTCTGCCTGCTGCCGGAACTGATGCGCACGCAGCTGAATGCCTCGTTCTACTTCGGTGGTACTTCGCTGCTGATCGTGGTGGTGGTGGTGATGGACTTCATCGCCCAGGTGCAGGCACACCTGATGTCCCACCAGTACGAGAGCCTGCTGAAGAAGGCCAACCTGAAGGGTGGCAACCGCGGCGGTTTTGCCCGCGGCTGA
- the rpsM gene encoding 30S ribosomal protein S13 codes for MARIAGVNLPAQKHVWVGLQSIYGIGRTRSKKVCEVAGVASTTKIRDLSEPEIERLRAEVGKYIVEGDLRREIGIAIKRLMDLGCYRGLRHRRGLPLRGQRTRTNARTRKGPRKAIKK; via the coding sequence ATGGCGCGTATTGCAGGCGTCAACCTGCCAGCCCAGAAGCACGTCTGGGTCGGGTTGCAAAGCATTTACGGCATCGGCCGTACCCGTTCGAAGAAGGTCTGCGAAGTCGCAGGCGTTGCTTCGACCACCAAGATCCGCGATCTGTCGGAGCCGGAAATCGAGCGCCTGCGCGCCGAAGTCGGCAAGTACATCGTGGAAGGCGATCTGCGCCGTGAAATCGGTATCGCGATCAAGCGCCTGATGGACCTGGGCTGCTACCGCGGCCTGCGTCACCGTCGTGGCCTCCCGCTGCGTGGCCAGCGCACCCGTACCAACGCCCGCACCCGCAAGGGTCCGCGCAAGGCGATCAAGAAGTAA
- the rpsK gene encoding 30S ribosomal protein S11 codes for MAKPAAKTKKKIKRVVTDGVAHVHASFNNTIVTITDRQGNALSWATSGGAGFRGSRKSTPFAAQVAAEKAGRAALDYGVKSLEVRIKGPGPGRESAVRSLNNVGYKITNIIDVTPIPHNGCRPPKKRRV; via the coding sequence ATGGCTAAGCCCGCTGCTAAGACCAAGAAGAAGATCAAGCGCGTCGTCACCGACGGCGTTGCCCACGTCCACGCTTCGTTCAACAACACCATCGTCACCATCACCGACCGCCAGGGCAACGCTCTGTCGTGGGCGACCTCCGGTGGCGCTGGCTTCCGCGGTTCGCGCAAGTCGACCCCGTTCGCTGCCCAGGTGGCTGCTGAAAAGGCCGGTCGTGCTGCGCTGGACTACGGCGTGAAGTCGCTGGAAGTCCGCATCAAGGGCCCGGGTCCGGGCCGTGAGTCGGCCGTGCGTTCGTTGAACAACGTCGGCTACAAGATCACCAACATCATCGACGTGACGCCTATCCCGCACAACGGGTGCCGTCCGCCGAAGAAGCGTCGCGTCTAA
- the rpsD gene encoding 30S ribosomal protein S4 — translation MARYIGPTCKLARREGADLSLKSPARALDSKCKLEQKPGQHGATARKGKLSDYATQLREKQKVKRIYGLLERQFRNYYKKASTKKGNTGENLLQLLETRLDNVVYRMGFAVTRPAARQLVSHRGVTVNGKSVNLASYQVKAGDAIALSEKAAKQLRVQEALTVAAQHDLSPSWVEVDSGKFTGIFKAVPDRSDLPADINEALIVELYSK, via the coding sequence ATGGCTCGTTATATCGGTCCTACCTGTAAGCTCGCCCGTCGCGAAGGCGCCGACCTGTCCCTGAAGAGCCCGGCGCGTGCGCTGGACTCGAAGTGCAAGCTGGAGCAGAAGCCCGGCCAGCACGGCGCCACTGCCCGCAAGGGCAAGCTGTCCGACTACGCCACCCAGCTGCGTGAGAAGCAGAAGGTCAAGCGTATCTACGGCCTGCTGGAGCGTCAGTTCCGCAACTACTACAAGAAGGCCTCGACCAAGAAGGGCAACACCGGCGAGAACCTGCTGCAGTTGCTGGAAACCCGCCTGGACAACGTCGTCTACCGCATGGGCTTCGCCGTGACCCGTCCGGCTGCCCGTCAGCTGGTGTCGCACCGCGGCGTCACCGTGAATGGCAAGTCGGTCAACCTGGCTTCGTACCAGGTCAAGGCTGGCGACGCCATCGCCCTGTCCGAAAAGGCTGCCAAGCAGCTGCGCGTCCAGGAAGCCCTGACCGTCGCCGCCCAGCATGACCTGAGCCCGTCGTGGGTTGAAGTGGATTCCGGCAAGTTCACCGGCATCTTCAAGGCTGTTCCGGATCGTTCGGATCTGCCTGCGGACATCAACGAAGCGCTGATCGTCGAGCTGTATTCGAAGTAA
- the rpoA gene encoding DNA-directed RNA polymerase subunit alpha: MTVTANQVLRPRGPQIERLTDTRAKVVIEPLERGYGHTLGNALRRVLLSSIPGFAITEVEIDGVLHEYTTVEGLQEDVLEVLLNLKDVAIRMHSGDSATLSLSKQGPGVVTAADIKVDHNVEIVNGDHVICHLTKDTAINMRLKIERGFGYQPAAARRRPDEETRAIGRLVLDASFSPVRRVAYAVEAARVEQRTDLDKLVIDIETNGTIDAEEAVRTAADILSDQLSVFGDFTHRDRGAAKPANNGVDPVLLRPIDDLELTVRSANCLKAESIYYIGDLIQKTEVELLKTPNLGKKSLTEIKEVLAQRGLSLGMKLENWPPAGVASHGMLG, encoded by the coding sequence ATGACGGTTACCGCCAACCAGGTTCTGCGTCCTCGCGGTCCGCAGATCGAACGCCTTACCGACACCCGTGCAAAGGTCGTTATCGAACCTTTGGAGCGGGGTTACGGGCATACGCTGGGTAATGCCCTGCGTCGCGTGCTGCTGTCGTCCATCCCGGGCTTCGCCATCACGGAAGTCGAAATCGACGGCGTGTTGCATGAGTACACCACGGTCGAAGGTCTGCAGGAGGACGTGCTCGAAGTCCTGCTGAACCTGAAGGACGTGGCAATCCGTATGCACTCCGGCGACAGCGCCACCCTGTCCCTGTCCAAGCAGGGCCCGGGCGTTGTCACCGCTGCCGACATCAAGGTCGACCACAATGTGGAGATCGTGAACGGCGACCATGTGATCTGCCACCTGACCAAGGATACGGCGATCAACATGCGTCTGAAGATCGAACGTGGTTTCGGCTACCAGCCGGCTGCCGCGCGTCGTCGTCCGGACGAAGAAACCCGTGCCATCGGCCGCCTGGTCCTGGATGCCTCGTTCTCGCCGGTCCGCCGCGTCGCCTACGCCGTGGAAGCGGCCCGCGTCGAACAGCGTACCGACCTGGACAAGCTGGTCATCGATATCGAGACCAACGGCACCATCGACGCCGAGGAAGCCGTGCGCACCGCCGCCGACATCCTCAGCGACCAGCTGTCGGTGTTCGGTGACTTCACCCACCGCGACCGCGGTGCGGCCAAGCCGGCCAACAACGGCGTGGATCCGGTGCTGCTGCGCCCGATCGACGATCTGGAGCTGACCGTGCGTTCGGCCAACTGCCTGAAGGCTGAAAGCATCTACTACATCGGCGATCTGATCCAGAAGACCGAAGTGGAGCTGCTGAAGACCCCGAACCTGGGCAAGAAGTCGCTCACCGAGATCAAGGAAGTGCTGGCTCAGCGCGGCCTGTCGCTCGGCATGAAGCTGGAGAACTGGCCGCCGGCCGGCGTCGCCAGCCACGGCATGCTGGGCTGA
- the rplQ gene encoding 50S ribosomal protein L17, whose protein sequence is MRHQKSGRKFSRTSAHREAMFKNMAASLFKHELIKTTLPKAKELRRVAEPLITLAKVDSVANRRLAFARLRDNEAVGNLFTILGPRYANRPGGYLRLLKCGFRAGDNAPMAYVELVDRPVVAEEVAE, encoded by the coding sequence ATGCGTCACCAGAAGTCTGGCCGTAAGTTCAGCCGTACCAGTGCCCACCGCGAAGCGATGTTCAAGAACATGGCCGCCTCGCTGTTCAAGCACGAGCTGATCAAGACCACCCTGCCGAAGGCCAAGGAACTGCGCCGCGTTGCCGAGCCGCTGATCACCCTGGCCAAGGTCGACTCCGTCGCCAACCGCCGTCTGGCCTTCGCCCGCCTGCGCGACAACGAAGCCGTGGGCAACCTGTTCACCATCCTGGGCCCGCGCTACGCGAACCGTCCGGGCGGCTACCTGCGCCTGCTGAAGTGCGGCTTCCGCGCCGGCGACAACGCGCCGATGGCCTACGTCGAGCTGGTTGACCGTCCGGTCGTGGCCGAGGAAGTGGCCGAGTAA
- a CDS encoding disulfide bond formation protein B translates to MNPLRWPFRAQFFLGFLICAGLLGYAIFLQLKMGLEPCPLCIFQRLAFAALGLLFLIGALHGPSNRPGRATYGVLAFIAAAVGVGIAARHVYVQMLPPEMGATCGPPLSFLRETMGPLEVFRTVLTGTGNCGNIDWTFLGLTMPMWSGVWFVLLALWALVVSLRKVKR, encoded by the coding sequence ATGAATCCACTGCGCTGGCCCTTCCGCGCCCAGTTTTTCCTGGGCTTCCTGATCTGCGCGGGCCTGCTCGGCTACGCGATCTTCCTGCAGCTGAAGATGGGCCTGGAGCCGTGCCCGCTGTGCATCTTCCAGCGCCTGGCATTCGCCGCGTTGGGCCTGCTGTTCCTGATCGGTGCATTGCACGGGCCGTCCAACCGCCCCGGCCGCGCGACCTACGGCGTGCTGGCCTTCATTGCCGCCGCAGTGGGCGTTGGCATTGCGGCGCGCCACGTCTACGTACAGATGCTGCCGCCGGAGATGGGCGCGACCTGCGGCCCGCCGCTGAGCTTCCTGCGCGAGACCATGGGGCCGCTGGAAGTGTTCCGCACGGTGCTGACCGGTACCGGCAACTGCGGCAACATCGACTGGACGTTCCTGGGCCTGACCATGCCGATGTGGTCGGGCGTGTGGTTCGTGCTGCTGGCGCTGTGGGCGCTGGTGGTGTCGCTGCGCAAGGTCAAGCGTTGA